From a single Pseudophryne corroboree isolate aPseCor3 chromosome 6, aPseCor3.hap2, whole genome shotgun sequence genomic region:
- the LOC134935283 gene encoding protein SCO2 homolog, mitochondrial isoform X1 → MLRNFQILYKWSLCPFQNHRITNALIFYSKCYPNQIKCAGPGRNVFTSPPLLKSQQSESSKAPVPLRMRLLVSCIIGGAAVGVWSYLRWEKQEKKKLERIQQLRILAVGQGDFNLSDHKGQPCSKKDFKGSWVLMYFGFTHCPDICPDELEKLSSAVSLLDKDPALPPILPIFITVDPERDSVEALAKYVSEFHPRLKGLTGTSEQVKAVAQAYRVYFSAGPRDEDNDYIIDHTVHIYLLNPDGLFTDYYNRSKNEQEIAESVKRHMSTYKSVFS, encoded by the coding sequence ATGTTACGGAATTTCCAAATCCTTTATAAATGGTCTCTGTGTCCTTTCCAAAACCACAGAATAACAAATGCATTGATTTTCTATTCAAAGTGTTACCCTAACCAAATAAAATGTGCGGGTCCTGGAAGAAATGTGTTCACATCTCCCCCATTATTGAAAAGTCAGCAGTCAGAATCCTCAAAGGCTCCTGTTCCTTTGCGTATGAGGTTGCTTGTGAGCTGCATTATTGGTGGAGCTGCAGTCGGTGTTTGGAGTTATCTCCGTTGGGAGAAGCAAGAGAAGAAAAAACTGGAGCGCATTCAGCAGCTTCGTATTCTGGCCGTTGGTCAGGGAGACTTCAATCTTTCTGACCATAAGGGTCAGCCCTGCTCTAAAAAAGACTTCAAGGGAAGTTGGGTATTGATGTACTTTGGCTTTACACACTGTCCTGACATCTGTCCAGATGAACTGGAAAAGCTGAGTTCTGCCGTGTCTTTGCTGGATAAAGACCCCGCGTTGCCACCCATCTTGCCTATCTTCATTACAGTAGACCCAGAGCGTGACAGTGTGGAAGCACTAGCAAAGTATGTCAGTGAATTTCACCCCCGGCTCAAGGGGCTGACAGGCACCAGCGAGCAGGTGAAGGCAGTAGCACAAGCATATCGTGTGTACTTTAGTGCAGGGCCTCGCGATGAAGATAATGACTACATTATTGATCACACAGTCCACATATACTTGCTAAATCCTGATGGTTTATTCACAGATTATTATAACCGTAGTAAAAATGAGCAGGAAATAGCAGAAAGCGTGAAGCGGCACATGAGTACCTACAAATCTGTATTCAGCTGA
- the LOC134935283 gene encoding protein SCO2 homolog, mitochondrial isoform X2 has product MRLLVSCIIGGAAVGVWSYLRWEKQEKKKLERIQQLRILAVGQGDFNLSDHKGQPCSKKDFKGSWVLMYFGFTHCPDICPDELEKLSSAVSLLDKDPALPPILPIFITVDPERDSVEALAKYVSEFHPRLKGLTGTSEQVKAVAQAYRVYFSAGPRDEDNDYIIDHTVHIYLLNPDGLFTDYYNRSKNEQEIAESVKRHMSTYKSVFS; this is encoded by the coding sequence ATGAGGTTGCTTGTGAGCTGCATTATTGGTGGAGCTGCAGTCGGTGTTTGGAGTTATCTCCGTTGGGAGAAGCAAGAGAAGAAAAAACTGGAGCGCATTCAGCAGCTTCGTATTCTGGCCGTTGGTCAGGGAGACTTCAATCTTTCTGACCATAAGGGTCAGCCCTGCTCTAAAAAAGACTTCAAGGGAAGTTGGGTATTGATGTACTTTGGCTTTACACACTGTCCTGACATCTGTCCAGATGAACTGGAAAAGCTGAGTTCTGCCGTGTCTTTGCTGGATAAAGACCCCGCGTTGCCACCCATCTTGCCTATCTTCATTACAGTAGACCCAGAGCGTGACAGTGTGGAAGCACTAGCAAAGTATGTCAGTGAATTTCACCCCCGGCTCAAGGGGCTGACAGGCACCAGCGAGCAGGTGAAGGCAGTAGCACAAGCATATCGTGTGTACTTTAGTGCAGGGCCTCGCGATGAAGATAATGACTACATTATTGATCACACAGTCCACATATACTTGCTAAATCCTGATGGTTTATTCACAGATTATTATAACCGTAGTAAAAATGAGCAGGAAATAGCAGAAAGCGTGAAGCGGCACATGAGTACCTACAAATCTGTATTCAGCTGA